The window gtctgtctgtgtgtgtgtgtgtgtgtgtttgtgtgtgtgtgtgtgtgtgtgtgtgtgtgtttgtgtgtgtgtgtgtgtgtgtgtgtgtgtgtgtgtctgtctgtgtgtgtgtgtgtgtgtgtttgtgtgtgtgtgtgtgtgtgtgtgtgtgtgtgtgtgtgtgtgtgtgtgtctgtctgtgtgtgtgtgtgtgtgtttgtgtgtgtgtgtgtgtgtgtgtgtgtgtttgtgtgtgtgtgtgtgtgtgtgtgtgtgtgtgtgtgtgtgtgtgtgtgtctggactaAAACGTTTTGGGACTTTTCCTCGTTGAGCGATCGTTTGAATGGATGAAATAAACTCTGTGGACGTCGTCGAGTCGTccagtggctgaaggttttccttccaaccaatcagcagcacaccagacttgactcatttcatcagctgatctcagtcttcagacagctgattggtcagactgcgtgctcttgattggttggaggacaaacctgcagccacacggctCTTTGTGGACAGTTTGGACATGACTGCTGTAATCATTTGAAACCAGCCTCCATGTTTGACCGCAAGCGACTCCGTTAacgttcctcctcctcttcctcccacagatGTGCACTCCCAGAAACACTCCTGCCACGCCGCCCAACTTCCCGGACGCCATCACCATGTTCTCCAAGCTGCGGGCATCCGAGTGCGGCTCCGGCGCCGGCCCCTCCCAGGCGTCCATGGCCTGCTCGCCCCcggccccctcctcctcctcgggtTTCGGCTCCTTCTGGGCCTCCTCGCCGCCCAGCCACCAGCCGGCATGGCTGCCCCCGTCGTCGCCCACCGGCCACCACGTgcaccaccactaccaccaccacatGCAACAGACTCCCATGTGGCCCCCCGTCTCTCAGCCCAGTGGCTCCCAGCAGCCCCCTGTCGTATCGGCGCTCCACGGCCAGAGATGAGAGCAACTGGTGGGCTGcagggcgggggggggggggggctgcttcCAGTGTAGCCAAAAGAATCTGTTGTGGGAGCGGGAGGGTGGGGGTGCGGAGGTGGGAGGGGTTTCACATGTGGAATGAGAGGAAGtggacaaagacaaagatgcCGCTGTTCTCCTCTCTCGCTTTTCTAAACTGAGGACGAGCAGTCGGAGCTGCAGGAGACGTTCTTCCTCTTCGTCTTCGTCACAAGTCGTCCAGCCGAGGAAGAACCTGCAGGCAAACAAAACATgctggggttgggggggggggctgtagAGACTTGTTTTCatggtcaatgcaaagacaCCCAGGACACCGCAGAGCCGAGGACAGGCGTCATGTGACCTGTGTTTTTTTCAGGAACTCCTCTTTCAGAAATCACCTGACAGGAAGTCGTCAATAACCAGCAGATAAACATGGGAGTGAGGGTTTAAGAGTATGTGGATGTGGTTTGGACAGCGTGGACAGCGAGGACAGCGTGGACAGGATTCTAGATGTGTACTAACGGCGTAGCCATAAAGTggagtttgattgacagccatAAAAACGCTTCACACGGCGAAGCTTTGGctggactgcatgtgtgtgaggcgTGTGTGCTGCTGTCGCCTCACACCTCCTGCTGTCCCGAAGGTCTTTCCAGAATCCTCCCAGTCGTCACTTCATCTCGTTCCTCAGCTGGTTTGTCACAAACGTCGGCGGCGTCTTTGCCGTCTTTGTTTTGATCCAGGTGTTTTGAGAGTTTTTGGGGATTCTGGAAAAACCTCCGGAGCGGCAGGAAGTGTCGCCGAGCGACGTCTGGCACTCTGTGACGTGAATGTTTGGTCTGACGGAGCCGAATGAAGAGATGAGAACTGGAAAGATTCAATGGAAAGTTTGCAATAATTTGACTGCTGGGAGATGATTTGAAGCCTCGCTTGAAACGTAGTTTTAGTTGAGAGGAGGCGCCGTGGTGCGACACTCGGCAGTGCAGGTGTTAACGTTCCTGATTGGCGGCGCAGGGACTCCGGTCAGAAACCTCGCTGAGGCCGGgacacatcacttcctgttgagGCCGTTCTGTAAATAAAAGCTCAGCCAAAAGCTTTCGGTTAGCCGACGGCGACACACAAGAACTCGCAGAAACGCACATTCGTCTGATTTAAGAACATTGTGGCGCAGGTGGGCGGCGGCTACCTCCACCAtgtctccgtctgtccgtccgtccgtctgtcgGGGGGTTAGAGGCCAACTCAGTGATTTTCCACACAACCTTCAGACGCTCAACCACTCctacctctgtctgtctgaagggGAGGGGCCTCCGAATGTATTCTCTGCTGCAGGCGCCGGCGGATCAGACGAGCTCGCTGGACGTCTGGACGTTCAGACTGCAGTCCAGAGTCTGAGGCGACGGCTCAGATCCACTAAAACCTCCACCAGACGCTCTGTTTGTCAGCGGCCCTCCTCACACAGGATGCCGCGTTCGTCACAGAAAGgttttaacaacaaaaaacaaagagtcCCCTTCACCTCACAAGAAGAGGACGTCATGGGGGACATCAGGGAGGGACGGGacgcagacagaaagagaggacaaagacaatcagctgtttgctctgttgGTGTTTGAGTTTCCTGTTTCTTGTGTCAGCTGCTCACGTTCAGTGCAGGTTTGACCggtctgtgtcctctgtgtcctctgtgtcctctgtgtcctcactgtcctctgtgtcctcactgtctgtttcattcattcactgagtACAGACTCAACACAACA of the Chaetodon auriga isolate fChaAug3 chromosome 16, fChaAug3.hap1, whole genome shotgun sequence genome contains:
- the ubald2 gene encoding UBA-like domain-containing protein 2 yields the protein MSVNMDELRHQVMINQFVLTAGCAADQAKQLLQAAHWQFETALSSFFQEANIPGHHHQMMCTPRNTPATPPNFPDAITMFSKLRASECGSGAGPSQASMACSPPAPSSSSGFGSFWASSPPSHQPAWLPPSSPTGHHVHHHYHHHMQQTPMWPPVSQPSGSQQPPVVSALHGQR